A genome region from Lutra lutra chromosome 11, mLutLut1.2, whole genome shotgun sequence includes the following:
- the LOC125080596 gene encoding hsc70-interacting protein-like isoform X2, translated as MGGKIPPFTHKTKSEDSIKEEKPDSKKAEENIKTDEPSSEESDLEIDNESVIEPNTDAPQEMGDENVEITEEMMDQANDKKVAAIDALNDGELQKAIDLFTDAIKLNPRLAILYAKRASVFIKVQKPNAAIQDCDRAIEINPDSALPCKRRRKAHRLLGHWEEAAHDLAFACKLDYDEDASAMLKEVQPRAQKIAEHRRKYERKREEREIKERIERVKKAREEHESAQREEDARGQSGAQYGSFPGGFPGGMPGNFPGGMPGMAGGMPGMAGMPGLNETLSDPEVLAAMRDPEVMVAFQDVAQNPASMSKYQSNPKVMNLISKLSAKFGGQA; from the coding sequence atGGGGGGTAAAATACCACCTTTCACTCataaaactaaatcagaagacagtatcaaggaagaaaaaccagatagTAAGAAGGCggaggaaaacataaagacagatgAACCATCAAGTGAGGAGAGTGATCTAGAAATTGACAATGAAAGTGTGATTGAACCAAATACCGATGCCCCtcaagaaatgggagatgaaaatgtagagataaccgaggaaatgatggatcaggcaaatgataaaaaagtggCTGCCATCGATGCCCTAAATGATGGTGAACTACAGAAAGCCATTGACTTGTTCACAGATGCCATCAAACTAAATCCTCGCTTGGCCATTCTGTATGCCAAGAGAGCCAGTGTCTTCATCAAAGTACAGAAGCCAAATGCTGCCATTCAAGACTGTGACAGAGCTATTGAAATAAATCCTGATTCAGCTCTGCCTTGTAAGCGGCGCAGGAAAGCACATAGACTTCTGGGTCATTGGGAAGAAGCAGCGCATGATCTTGCCTTTGCTTGTAAACTGGATTATGATGAAGATGCTAGTGCAATGCTGAAAGAAGTTCAACCGAGGGCCCAGAAAATTGCTGAACATCGGAGAAAATATGAGCGAAAACGTGAAGAGcgagagatcaaagaaagaatagaaagggttAAGAAGGCTCGGGAAGAACATGAGAGCGCCCAGAGGGAGGAAGACGCCAGAGGACAATCAGGAGCTCAGTATGGCTCTTTCCCAGGTGGCTTTCCAGGGGGAATGCCTGGTAATTTTCCTGGAGGAATGCCTGGAATGGCAGGGGGGATGCCTGGAATGGCAGGAATGCCTGGGCTCAATGAAACTCTTAGTGATCCGGAAGTTCTTGCAGCCATGCGGGATCCAGAAGTTATGGTGGCCTTCCAGGATGTGGCCCAGAACCCAGCGAGTATGTCAAAATATCAGAGCAACCCAAAGGTTATGAATCTCATTAGTAAATTGTCAGCCAAATTTGGAGGTCAAGCATAA
- the LOC125080596 gene encoding hsc70-interacting protein-like isoform X1, which produces MDPHKVSKLRAFVKMCKQDQSVLHTEEMHFLREWVESMGGKIPPFTHKTKSEDSIKEEKPDSKKAEENIKTDEPSSEESDLEIDNESVIEPNTDAPQEMGDENVEITEEMMDQANDKKVAAIDALNDGELQKAIDLFTDAIKLNPRLAILYAKRASVFIKVQKPNAAIQDCDRAIEINPDSALPCKRRRKAHRLLGHWEEAAHDLAFACKLDYDEDASAMLKEVQPRAQKIAEHRRKYERKREEREIKERIERVKKAREEHESAQREEDARGQSGAQYGSFPGGFPGGMPGNFPGGMPGMAGGMPGMAGMPGLNETLSDPEVLAAMRDPEVMVAFQDVAQNPASMSKYQSNPKVMNLISKLSAKFGGQA; this is translated from the coding sequence ATGGACCCCCACAAAGTGAGCAAGCTTCGGGCTTTCGTGAAAATGTGTAAGCAGGATCAGAGCGTTCTGCACACCGAGGAAATGCATTTCCtgcgggagtgggtggagagcatGGGGGGTAAAATACCACCTTTCACTCataaaactaaatcagaagacagtatcaaggaagaaaaaccagatagTAAGAAGGCggaggaaaacataaagacagatgAACCATCAAGTGAGGAGAGTGATCTAGAAATTGACAATGAAAGTGTGATTGAACCAAATACCGATGCCCCtcaagaaatgggagatgaaaatgtagagataaccgaggaaatgatggatcaggcaaatgataaaaaagtggCTGCCATCGATGCCCTAAATGATGGTGAACTACAGAAAGCCATTGACTTGTTCACAGATGCCATCAAACTAAATCCTCGCTTGGCCATTCTGTATGCCAAGAGAGCCAGTGTCTTCATCAAAGTACAGAAGCCAAATGCTGCCATTCAAGACTGTGACAGAGCTATTGAAATAAATCCTGATTCAGCTCTGCCTTGTAAGCGGCGCAGGAAAGCACATAGACTTCTGGGTCATTGGGAAGAAGCAGCGCATGATCTTGCCTTTGCTTGTAAACTGGATTATGATGAAGATGCTAGTGCAATGCTGAAAGAAGTTCAACCGAGGGCCCAGAAAATTGCTGAACATCGGAGAAAATATGAGCGAAAACGTGAAGAGcgagagatcaaagaaagaatagaaagggttAAGAAGGCTCGGGAAGAACATGAGAGCGCCCAGAGGGAGGAAGACGCCAGAGGACAATCAGGAGCTCAGTATGGCTCTTTCCCAGGTGGCTTTCCAGGGGGAATGCCTGGTAATTTTCCTGGAGGAATGCCTGGAATGGCAGGGGGGATGCCTGGAATGGCAGGAATGCCTGGGCTCAATGAAACTCTTAGTGATCCGGAAGTTCTTGCAGCCATGCGGGATCCAGAAGTTATGGTGGCCTTCCAGGATGTGGCCCAGAACCCAGCGAGTATGTCAAAATATCAGAGCAACCCAAAGGTTATGAATCTCATTAGTAAATTGTCAGCCAAATTTGGAGGTCAAGCATAA